From Acidobacteriota bacterium, a single genomic window includes:
- a CDS encoding carboxypeptidase regulatory-like domain-containing protein: MTKSLRVLLLFAFLSSVIQCFAQDPEIKSVRVTRATPDPTPTSTVRGRVFYAETSRPVRRASIMLMSANMRGGPGEGSGLTDNEGVFEIKGVPAGTYYAMVNAPGVVSPLAFLDFSKLDRGRDMDGATVEEAFKDFQRIVVNGVNDIDVQIAARRGGAIAGRVMYDDGDAAIGVKVEILRKVEDRFVGVIPNFSAVVGMFGGGSGSFQTDDRGVFRFSGLPPGEYIVKATENVNHSGAKNSQSFETLLLGGGGSFLTIYHPDVFDPASAQLINVEYGQELTEINVTIPGRYLYKISGRVTSRKDKTPVKAEIMLQRVAEDKTFSVFTEIARRMQAVPTDDNGAWLFKELPKGVYKVIVSPARAVPDYSDDSDGTGPKPKVPEPPKFAKKIQEITVEDKDLAEINVELGFGASVSGTVAVENLFNEMPDGVTIRAENEVAELNTSGGVWNYAERDPSKPGKLNHDFNLENVSEGKTKFSIVLGDGDYYVKSMTAGSTDLLAGVYEIKEGEKLANVKIVLGKGLATLKGTVTGDDKEPVSGAQMMLVPTDAKRRNSTFQRNARTGDTGEYEVKLAPGEYALIFVTEDDLRKKREAWDSWLEAELKKAQTVKLESGKTETLNLKRVK; encoded by the coding sequence ATGACCAAGTCCCTCCGCGTTCTTTTACTTTTTGCATTCTTGTCTTCCGTAATTCAGTGCTTCGCGCAGGACCCTGAGATCAAATCGGTTCGGGTGACGCGTGCGACGCCTGACCCAACGCCGACGTCGACCGTTCGCGGCCGGGTTTTCTACGCCGAGACGAGTCGGCCCGTGCGGCGCGCGTCGATTATGCTGATGTCGGCGAATATGCGCGGAGGGCCGGGCGAGGGAAGCGGGCTGACGGACAACGAAGGCGTTTTTGAGATCAAGGGTGTGCCGGCCGGAACGTATTACGCGATGGTCAACGCCCCGGGCGTCGTTTCGCCGCTGGCGTTCCTCGATTTTTCGAAACTCGACCGCGGCCGCGATATGGACGGCGCGACGGTCGAGGAGGCGTTCAAGGACTTCCAGAGGATCGTCGTCAACGGCGTCAACGACATCGACGTGCAGATCGCGGCGCGACGCGGCGGAGCGATCGCCGGTCGCGTGATGTACGACGACGGCGACGCGGCGATCGGCGTCAAGGTTGAGATCCTCCGCAAGGTCGAAGACAGATTTGTCGGCGTGATACCGAATTTTTCGGCGGTCGTCGGAATGTTTGGCGGCGGAAGCGGATCGTTCCAGACGGACGACCGCGGCGTTTTCCGTTTCTCCGGACTCCCGCCGGGCGAATACATCGTAAAAGCGACCGAAAACGTCAATCACAGCGGCGCAAAAAACTCGCAGTCGTTCGAGACTCTACTGCTCGGCGGCGGCGGTTCGTTCTTGACGATCTACCACCCGGACGTTTTCGACCCGGCGTCGGCGCAGTTGATCAACGTCGAGTACGGCCAGGAACTGACCGAGATCAATGTCACGATCCCTGGCCGATATCTCTACAAGATCAGCGGCCGGGTTACATCGCGCAAAGACAAGACGCCCGTCAAGGCCGAGATAATGCTTCAACGCGTGGCGGAGGACAAAACGTTCTCGGTGTTTACGGAGATCGCCCGGCGTATGCAGGCCGTGCCGACCGACGATAATGGCGCGTGGCTGTTCAAAGAACTGCCGAAGGGAGTTTACAAGGTCATCGTTTCACCGGCGCGTGCCGTCCCGGATTATTCGGATGATTCGGACGGGACCGGGCCGAAGCCGAAGGTGCCGGAGCCGCCGAAATTCGCCAAGAAGATCCAGGAGATCACCGTCGAGGACAAGGATCTGGCTGAGATCAATGTCGAACTCGGTTTCGGGGCTTCGGTTTCGGGAACGGTCGCCGTCGAGAATCTTTTCAACGAGATGCCAGACGGCGTGACGATCAGGGCTGAAAATGAGGTCGCCGAACTGAACACCAGCGGCGGGGTTTGGAACTACGCCGAACGGGATCCTTCGAAACCCGGGAAACTGAACCACGATTTCAATCTCGAGAACGTATCCGAGGGAAAGACGAAATTCAGCATCGTACTCGGCGATGGCGATTACTACGTCAAAAGTATGACGGCGGGCTCGACCGATCTGCTCGCAGGCGTCTACGAGATCAAGGAGGGCGAGAAACTGGCCAACGTCAAGATCGTGCTTGGCAAAGGGCTTGCGACGCTGAAGGGAACGGTGACCGGCGATGATAAGGAGCCCGTTTCGGGCGCGCAAATGATGCTTGTGCCGACCGACGCCAAACGTCGCAATTCGACGTTTCAACGCAACGCGCGCACCGGTGACACCGGCGAATACGAGGTCAAACTGGCGCCGGGCGAATACGCGCTGATCTTCGTCACCGAGGACGATCTTCGGAAAAAACGCGAAGCCTGGGACAGTTGGCTCGAAGCCGAACTGAAGAAAGCGCAAACCGTGAAACTCGAAAGCGGAAAAACGGAAACGCTGAATTTGAAACGGGTCAAATGA